A single Crateriforma conspicua DNA region contains:
- a CDS encoding ammonia-forming cytochrome c nitrite reductase subunit c552: protein MSSNTQRSFGWLALLTAIVAAVTFGVVALLVNIFERKQEARNPFVKVAEVTEVSTDPKPWGLNFPQQYEDYLKTVNDDYTDFGGNHALPPSKLEKHPWLKRLFAGYAFSIDYREARGHAHMLSDQEVTKRVTEVQQAGACLHCHASIIPTYRRIGLESMGKEATEEAMTEGYQWDAVLAGFQAVSQKNYEEVHAELTKTPDGVTKAEDGDPHMGGAHPVSCIDCHDPETMSIRVTRPGFILGIDKLAKSDAPVPHLPSIQEWRDKGSKGNYDPNTMATRQEMRSFVCGQCHVEYYCANKMTLTFPWSNGLKMEQLEAEWDSTEFPDGGKFYDYVHKETGTKVYKAQHPEFELWSQGIHARSGVSCSDCHMPYEKKGATKVSSHWVRSPMLNINKACQTCHNIPEQEIVDRVAVIQDRTEQLIDRAAAAMTEMLDAIIAAQEAGVSDDDLAPVRDLQRKAMWRLDYIASENSKGFHARQEAARILAESVDYSRQAIAMCYKLMGPSAPADVAKTIDEADRLASLAESN from the coding sequence ATGTCATCGAACACCCAACGCAGTTTCGGCTGGCTGGCCCTATTAACCGCGATCGTGGCTGCGGTCACGTTCGGCGTGGTCGCATTATTGGTGAACATTTTCGAGCGGAAACAAGAAGCTCGAAATCCATTCGTGAAGGTGGCCGAAGTCACCGAGGTCAGCACCGACCCTAAACCCTGGGGCCTGAATTTCCCCCAGCAATACGAAGATTACTTAAAGACGGTGAACGACGATTACACCGACTTTGGTGGCAACCACGCGTTGCCGCCCAGCAAGCTGGAAAAGCATCCTTGGCTGAAGCGGTTGTTCGCCGGATATGCGTTCAGCATTGACTATCGCGAAGCACGTGGCCATGCCCACATGCTGTCCGACCAAGAGGTCACCAAACGCGTCACCGAGGTTCAACAAGCCGGCGCTTGCCTTCACTGCCACGCATCGATCATTCCCACGTACCGACGAATCGGCTTGGAATCGATGGGCAAAGAAGCGACTGAAGAAGCGATGACCGAAGGCTACCAATGGGACGCGGTTTTGGCTGGGTTCCAAGCGGTCAGTCAAAAGAACTACGAAGAAGTTCACGCCGAACTGACCAAGACGCCCGACGGTGTCACCAAAGCGGAAGACGGCGATCCGCACATGGGCGGCGCTCACCCGGTGTCATGCATCGACTGCCATGACCCGGAAACGATGTCGATTCGAGTGACCCGCCCGGGATTCATCTTGGGGATCGACAAATTGGCCAAAAGCGATGCTCCGGTCCCGCACCTGCCAAGCATCCAGGAATGGCGCGACAAGGGCAGCAAAGGCAACTACGATCCAAACACCATGGCAACCCGCCAGGAAATGCGATCGTTTGTCTGCGGCCAGTGCCATGTGGAGTACTACTGTGCCAACAAGATGACGCTGACGTTTCCGTGGAGCAACGGCCTGAAAATGGAACAACTGGAAGCCGAATGGGATAGCACCGAATTTCCCGACGGCGGAAAGTTCTATGACTACGTCCACAAGGAAACGGGAACGAAGGTTTATAAGGCACAACACCCCGAGTTTGAGCTTTGGAGTCAAGGGATTCATGCCCGCAGCGGTGTCAGTTGCAGCGACTGTCACATGCCTTACGAAAAGAAGGGTGCGACTAAGGTCAGCAGCCACTGGGTCCGCAGCCCGATGTTGAACATCAACAAAGCGTGCCAGACGTGCCACAACATTCCCGAACAAGAGATCGTTGATCGCGTGGCCGTGATCCAAGACCGAACGGAACAATTGATCGATCGTGCTGCCGCAGCAATGACCGAGATGCTGGACGCGATCATAGCGGCGCAGGAAGCCGGCGTTTCCGACGACGACTTGGCACCGGTTCGTGACCTGCAACGCAAGGCCATGTGGCGGCTGGATTACATCGCCAGCGAAAACAGCAAAGGATTCCACGCCCGCCAGGAAGCCGCCCGCATCCTGGCCGAATCGGTCGACTACAGTCGCCAAGCAATCGCCATGTGCTACAAGCTGATGGGTCCGTCGGCACCGGCCGATGTGGCCAAGACGATCGACGAAGCTGACCGCTTGGCCAGCCTGGCGGAATCGAACTGA
- a CDS encoding Crp/Fnr family transcriptional regulator codes for MKEVSDPRPVRDVLAACGLFQGLDDQQMSLLCDMGRRCRYRAGETVFQQQMPCPGIFVVDRGLVRVFRSGPNGQQHVLHLCGPNQTFAEVAAIGGFPLPASASAAEPTECVLIPTDRLQTELLSNHALCHQLLTGMAFWVRHFVQLVEDIALRDAMSRVTRLLCDLPCDANGRIALPGSKKDIANHLNLTSETFSRVLRRLMEKQVIESEGSRTIRVLDADALGDISDHRE; via the coding sequence ATGAAAGAAGTTTCTGATCCGCGGCCTGTTCGTGATGTGTTGGCCGCGTGTGGTTTGTTTCAGGGGCTGGATGATCAACAGATGTCGTTGCTGTGCGACATGGGGCGTCGGTGCCGATATCGGGCCGGTGAAACTGTATTTCAACAACAAATGCCCTGCCCCGGCATCTTCGTTGTCGATCGGGGGTTGGTGCGTGTCTTTCGCAGCGGCCCGAACGGACAACAGCATGTGTTGCACCTTTGTGGCCCCAACCAAACGTTCGCCGAAGTCGCGGCCATCGGTGGTTTTCCATTACCAGCATCCGCATCAGCCGCCGAGCCGACCGAATGTGTATTGATTCCCACAGATCGGTTGCAAACGGAGTTGTTGTCCAATCACGCGTTGTGCCACCAATTGCTAACGGGGATGGCGTTTTGGGTGCGCCACTTTGTTCAGCTGGTGGAAGACATCGCCCTGCGTGACGCGATGTCGCGTGTGACCCGTTTGTTGTGTGACCTGCCTTGTGACGCGAACGGCAGGATCGCCCTGCCCGGGTCAAAGAAAGACATCGCCAACCACCTGAACTTGACCAGTGAAACGTTTTCACGCGTGTTGCGTCGTTTAATGGAAAAACAGGTGATTGAATCGGAGGGAAGTCGGACGATTCGCGTATTGGATGCGGATGCCTTGGGCGACATCAGCGATCATCGAGAGTAA
- the hcp gene encoding hydroxylamine reductase, with the protein MMCDQCEQTSKGRGCMIAEHPGVCGKDEDVQSLQEILLYGLKGMASYAHHARRLGKTDESVSEFIEEALFSTVTNVNFDVDSLLELVLKCGTINLRVMELLDSGHVEMFGHPRPAEVKHGTAEGPGILVTGHDMLDLLNVLKQVEGTNINVYTHGEMLPAHMYPVLGDHPNLAGHFGGPWQKQKTEFAAFPGPVLATTNCLLLPRESYKDRLFHTRVTAVPEGVRIDGDDYGPVIESALRCVPCDDNWVSTSTIGFHREVLLDRAAEIVAACKEGKISHFFLIGGCDGAEPGRNYYSDFAQATPHDSFILTLGCGKYRINGFDYGTHLGLPRLMDMGQCNDAYGAIAVASALADAFDCSVNDLPLTIVLSWFEQKAVAVLLTLLSLGVTNIRIGPAAPAFISPNIMKRLQDTYNLQLIGPDGAADCAASLA; encoded by the coding sequence CTGATGTGCGACCAATGCGAACAAACCTCCAAGGGGCGTGGATGCATGATTGCCGAACACCCGGGCGTGTGCGGGAAAGACGAGGATGTTCAGTCACTGCAGGAGATCTTGCTATATGGTCTCAAAGGCATGGCGTCCTACGCACACCACGCACGCCGCCTGGGAAAGACGGATGAATCGGTCAGCGAGTTTATCGAAGAGGCACTGTTTTCAACAGTGACGAACGTCAACTTCGATGTCGACAGCCTTCTGGAACTCGTTCTGAAATGCGGGACCATCAACCTTCGCGTCATGGAACTGCTTGACAGCGGACACGTCGAAATGTTTGGCCACCCGCGTCCCGCGGAGGTGAAGCATGGCACCGCCGAAGGTCCGGGAATTTTGGTGACCGGTCACGACATGTTGGACTTGCTGAATGTGTTGAAGCAGGTCGAGGGCACCAACATCAACGTCTACACGCACGGCGAAATGCTGCCGGCGCATATGTATCCGGTCCTTGGCGATCACCCAAATTTGGCGGGGCATTTTGGTGGCCCCTGGCAAAAACAAAAGACCGAGTTCGCCGCATTCCCCGGACCGGTATTGGCCACAACGAACTGCCTGCTACTGCCACGTGAAAGTTACAAAGACCGTCTGTTCCACACACGCGTCACCGCCGTCCCCGAGGGTGTTCGTATCGACGGTGATGACTATGGTCCGGTCATCGAATCGGCATTGCGATGTGTTCCCTGTGATGACAACTGGGTCAGCACCAGCACCATCGGATTTCATCGTGAAGTCCTGTTGGATCGCGCCGCGGAGATTGTCGCCGCCTGTAAAGAGGGCAAGATCAGTCACTTCTTTCTCATTGGCGGGTGCGACGGCGCAGAACCCGGCAGAAACTACTACAGCGATTTTGCACAAGCCACGCCGCACGATAGCTTTATCCTGACCCTCGGATGCGGAAAGTATCGGATCAATGGCTTTGATTACGGTACCCACCTGGGCCTTCCGCGCCTGATGGACATGGGCCAATGCAATGACGCATACGGCGCGATCGCGGTAGCATCGGCTTTGGCCGACGCATTCGATTGCTCCGTCAACGATCTTCCGCTGACGATTGTCCTCAGTTGGTTCGAACAGAAAGCGGTCGCCGTTTTGCTGACGCTGCTGTCGCTCGGGGTCACCAACATCCGCATCGGTCCTGCGGCGCCGGCATTCATCTCGCCCAATATCATGAAGCGATTGCAGGACACCTACAACCTGCAGCTGATCGGGCCCGACGGTGCAGCTGACTGTGCCGCATCCCTGGCTTGA
- a CDS encoding arylsulfatase, with product MRLTPFEGEIGKTYKDSVSDWQGPVAAPEGAPNVLLILLDDVGFGQTSTFGGLIPTPNLDELASEGIKYNRFHTTAICGPSRAALLTGRNHHQCGNGFLMEWATGFPNYSTMLPKNTATIAEVLKHNGYNTWWYGKNHNTPDWETTVAGPFDRWPTGMGFEYFYGFNAGETHQYYPVVFENTVPVEPNKTPDDRYHFMTDMTDRAIARMKLAKSVAPEKPFFMYFAPGAMHAPHHVTASWRDQFKGKFDMGWEKYRDQVFQNQLRMGIVPQGTQLTPRPEWVPEWESLSEEQKSVYCALFENFAGYFAFTDHEIGRLLDAVKELPDAENTMVIYIVGDNGASAEGGPDGTLNEIRNLNGLPTDLDEVAKHLDLLGGPESEPHYPVGWAWAGNTPFQWVKQVASHLGGTRNPMVVSWPAKIQPDERSRDAFLHLVDVVPTILEAANVPMPKQVNGITQLPLAGKSFVESFDNASYQGRQEQYFEIFTNRSIYADGWKANAQHTIPWRQDLAPGNWDQDRWELYNLESDFSEANDLAAKMPQKLEELQELFNAVAERNSVYPFDDRGAGRLAIPKPSVPGWDQESKTYIYYAGATRIAEPAAPPMKNQSWSLTANIDVNESTAEGVIMGFGGVAAGMVLYLKDGVPVFDYNFFEEHTFIQSDSPVPNGKSVIRVDFDYDGGGAGKGATVRLSVGDQMVDSAVMSATVGGRFGIDTFGIGADTGQPVTKDYQPPFEFVGSIDKVVIEIR from the coding sequence ATGCGTTTGACTCCGTTTGAAGGAGAAATCGGCAAGACCTACAAAGACTCGGTGTCCGACTGGCAAGGGCCCGTTGCCGCACCAGAAGGAGCCCCCAATGTTTTGTTGATCCTGTTGGATGACGTGGGGTTTGGCCAGACTTCCACGTTCGGTGGATTGATTCCGACACCGAATTTGGACGAGTTGGCATCCGAGGGCATTAAATACAATCGATTCCACACGACGGCAATTTGTGGGCCTTCGCGTGCGGCATTGCTGACCGGACGGAATCACCACCAATGTGGAAACGGATTCTTGATGGAGTGGGCCACTGGGTTTCCCAATTATTCCACGATGCTGCCAAAGAATACGGCAACCATCGCGGAGGTCTTGAAGCACAACGGGTACAACACATGGTGGTATGGAAAAAACCACAACACGCCTGACTGGGAAACCACTGTTGCCGGTCCTTTTGATCGCTGGCCGACGGGGATGGGTTTTGAGTACTTCTATGGCTTCAATGCCGGGGAGACCCATCAGTATTACCCGGTCGTTTTTGAAAACACGGTGCCTGTCGAGCCAAACAAGACGCCCGACGACAGGTACCACTTCATGACCGATATGACCGACCGCGCAATCGCTCGGATGAAGCTTGCCAAGTCGGTTGCCCCGGAAAAGCCATTCTTCATGTATTTCGCTCCCGGTGCGATGCATGCACCCCATCACGTCACCGCGTCTTGGCGTGACCAATTCAAAGGCAAATTTGATATGGGGTGGGAGAAGTATCGCGACCAGGTGTTCCAAAACCAGTTGCGGATGGGAATCGTTCCCCAAGGAACACAGTTGACGCCACGTCCCGAGTGGGTGCCGGAATGGGAAAGCCTGAGTGAAGAACAGAAAAGCGTTTACTGTGCGTTGTTTGAGAATTTCGCTGGCTACTTTGCCTTTACGGATCACGAAATCGGACGGTTGTTGGATGCGGTGAAGGAGTTGCCCGACGCTGAAAATACCATGGTGATCTACATCGTTGGCGACAACGGAGCATCAGCCGAGGGTGGGCCCGACGGAACTTTGAACGAAATTCGCAACTTGAATGGGTTACCGACGGATCTGGACGAAGTCGCAAAACATCTGGATTTGTTGGGTGGCCCCGAGTCGGAGCCGCACTATCCCGTCGGCTGGGCATGGGCGGGCAACACCCCATTTCAGTGGGTCAAGCAAGTGGCGTCGCACTTGGGCGGAACCCGAAACCCGATGGTGGTCAGTTGGCCGGCGAAGATTCAGCCCGATGAACGTTCCCGCGATGCATTTCTGCATTTGGTGGATGTTGTCCCGACGATTCTGGAAGCCGCAAACGTCCCGATGCCAAAACAGGTCAATGGAATCACGCAGCTTCCATTGGCGGGTAAGTCATTCGTGGAAAGTTTTGACAATGCCAGCTATCAAGGCCGGCAAGAACAATATTTTGAGATTTTTACCAACCGGTCGATTTATGCCGACGGTTGGAAAGCCAATGCCCAGCACACCATCCCCTGGCGACAAGACTTGGCACCGGGGAACTGGGATCAAGACCGTTGGGAGCTTTACAACTTGGAATCAGACTTTTCGGAAGCAAATGATCTGGCGGCAAAGATGCCTCAGAAACTCGAAGAATTGCAAGAACTTTTTAATGCAGTCGCGGAACGGAACTCGGTTTATCCGTTTGATGATCGCGGTGCCGGTCGATTGGCCATTCCCAAGCCATCGGTTCCGGGCTGGGATCAAGAGTCAAAGACGTACATTTATTACGCAGGAGCCACCCGGATCGCTGAGCCAGCTGCTCCGCCCATGAAAAACCAAAGTTGGTCGTTGACGGCCAACATCGATGTCAATGAGTCGACGGCCGAAGGTGTGATCATGGGATTCGGTGGGGTTGCCGCCGGAATGGTGCTTTACTTGAAAGACGGTGTGCCGGTTTTTGACTACAACTTTTTTGAAGAGCACACGTTCATTCAAAGTGATAGTCCGGTTCCGAATGGGAAATCAGTGATCAGAGTAGATTTTGATTATGACGGCGGCGGTGCCGGGAAGGGGGCGACCGTCCGGCTTTCGGTCGGTGACCAAATGGTCGATTCAGCCGTCATGTCGGCGACCGTTGGGGGCCGTTTTGGGATCGACACGTTTGGAATCGGTGCTGATACCGGACAACCCGTGACCAAGGACTATCAGCCGCCATTCGAATTTGTCGGTTCGATCGACAAGGTCGTGATCGAGATTCGATAG
- a CDS encoding arylsulfatase yields MKIGDHHRVLFRTAILTLTSIAWMASALARPNVIVIMSDDQGVGDYGFMGNEVIKTPELDALVQHSALMNRFYVSPVCAPTRASLMTGRYNYRTRCIDTYVGRAMMDPVEVTIAELLRDAGYQTGIYGKWHLGDSYPLRPMDQGFQDCLVHRGGGIGQPSDPIGAEGKYTDPTLLKNGVETPMKGYCTDIYFDAAMSFIESAVAEQNSFFAYIATNAPHGPFHDVPDELYKEYLTADLSEIFVKDLPAKRVPAEVDKLARIAAMITNIDENVGRLLRKLDDLKIRDNTILIYLNDNGPNTLRYVGDMRGMKTHVDDGGVRSPLVFHWPTAIAVPIVRDELCAHIDLLPTLMDACDVDLPSDLQIDGRSFLPLLMDEEANWPKRQVVIQAHRGDVPQQYHHFSLHEDPWKLVHPSGFGKETFPGSPKLELYNLREDPRQQHDVSDEFPDVKARLQKAYEAWFADVSSTRPNNYAPPRIVIGTDHEPTTVLTRQDWRHTKGRAWAADSNGFWLLESMKPGTYDVELVFTDAQNSGQATIRAGDHAEKLIIQQGKRRGHKIRMALPGGKFSFSVDVVFGATNQGPHQVIIQRFSTP; encoded by the coding sequence ATGAAAATTGGTGATCACCATCGCGTGCTTTTCCGCACCGCCATACTGACACTTACGTCGATTGCCTGGATGGCATCGGCGTTGGCACGTCCAAACGTCATTGTCATTATGAGTGACGATCAGGGTGTCGGCGACTACGGATTCATGGGCAACGAAGTCATCAAGACTCCCGAATTGGATGCCTTGGTTCAGCATAGTGCGCTGATGAACCGATTCTACGTCAGCCCGGTCTGTGCCCCGACGAGGGCAAGCTTGATGACCGGTCGATACAACTATCGGACCCGATGCATCGACACCTATGTCGGACGCGCAATGATGGACCCGGTGGAAGTCACGATTGCAGAGTTGCTTCGTGACGCCGGTTATCAAACGGGAATCTATGGAAAGTGGCACCTGGGCGATAGTTACCCCTTAAGACCGATGGATCAAGGGTTTCAAGACTGTCTGGTGCATCGGGGCGGCGGTATCGGACAACCGTCGGATCCAATCGGCGCCGAAGGCAAATACACCGACCCGACGCTGTTGAAAAATGGGGTCGAAACCCCGATGAAAGGCTATTGCACTGACATCTACTTCGACGCCGCCATGTCGTTCATCGAATCGGCGGTCGCCGAACAGAACAGTTTCTTTGCGTACATCGCCACCAATGCGCCACACGGACCATTCCATGACGTCCCCGATGAGCTTTACAAGGAATACCTGACGGCCGATTTAAGCGAGATTTTCGTCAAGGATCTTCCTGCAAAGCGAGTGCCAGCGGAGGTCGACAAGCTTGCTCGGATTGCGGCGATGATCACCAACATCGACGAAAACGTCGGGCGGTTGTTGCGCAAGTTGGACGATCTAAAGATCCGTGACAACACGATTCTCATCTACTTGAATGACAACGGACCCAACACGCTGCGGTATGTCGGCGACATGCGGGGCATGAAAACGCATGTCGATGACGGCGGCGTACGATCACCACTGGTATTCCACTGGCCGACTGCGATCGCCGTACCAATTGTACGAGATGAATTGTGTGCCCACATCGACCTTCTACCGACGCTGATGGATGCGTGTGATGTGGACCTTCCATCGGATCTGCAAATTGACGGTCGTAGCTTTTTGCCGCTATTGATGGACGAAGAAGCAAATTGGCCAAAACGGCAAGTCGTGATCCAAGCCCACCGTGGTGATGTCCCGCAACAGTATCATCACTTCTCGCTGCACGAAGATCCGTGGAAGCTGGTCCATCCCAGCGGCTTCGGGAAAGAAACTTTTCCCGGTTCGCCCAAGCTTGAGCTTTACAACCTACGCGAAGACCCTCGACAGCAGCATGACGTATCCGACGAATTCCCCGATGTGAAAGCCCGATTGCAAAAGGCGTACGAAGCTTGGTTCGCCGACGTCAGCTCAACACGCCCGAACAATTATGCCCCGCCGCGGATCGTTATCGGAACTGACCATGAACCGACAACCGTCTTGACCCGACAAGACTGGCGTCACACCAAAGGCCGAGCTTGGGCGGCCGATTCCAACGGGTTCTGGCTGTTGGAAAGTATGAAACCCGGCACCTACGACGTTGAATTGGTTTTCACCGACGCGCAAAACTCCGGTCAGGCCACGATACGAGCAGGCGACCACGCAGAAAAACTAATCATTCAGCAAGGAAAACGACGCGGTCACAAAATCCGAATGGCTTTGCCTGGCGGGAAGTTCTCGTTTTCCGTTGACGTCGTCTTTGGTGCCACGAATCAGGGCCCCCATCAGGTGATAATCCAGCGGTTTAGCACACCTTGA
- a CDS encoding alpha/beta hydrolase has protein sequence MDRQFIEGKLPRGVRYVSDVLFKEVDGLELKLDLLLPAKSELEKTPVAVWIHGGAWMRGNKARDLRRFDQLVARVLRRGVAFVSIEYRLSGQATFPAQVVDCNDAIAFLHRNRDQYNLDVGSLILMGSSAGGHLATLVGVTHAKGIPGFSSGYDSSDVHIMGVVDFYGPIDLLKLQGKRDAVDLSSDRSPEARLLGHSPRLRPESARLASPSTHIDPESPPFLIFHGDQDKRVPLDQSELLLSLLQKHGVQSRLVIVEGAVHGDEKFDETSYNDAVLTFMDSLLRESPAK, from the coding sequence TTGGATCGGCAGTTCATTGAAGGCAAACTGCCTCGCGGCGTCCGCTACGTTTCCGATGTGTTGTTCAAAGAAGTGGATGGATTGGAGTTAAAGCTTGACTTGCTTTTGCCGGCGAAAAGCGAGTTGGAAAAAACACCGGTTGCTGTTTGGATTCACGGTGGTGCGTGGATGCGTGGCAATAAAGCCCGCGATCTTCGACGCTTCGATCAATTGGTTGCCCGCGTGCTTCGTCGTGGCGTTGCATTCGTCTCCATCGAGTATCGTCTTTCGGGGCAAGCGACGTTCCCGGCACAAGTAGTCGACTGCAATGATGCGATCGCCTTTCTGCACCGGAACCGAGATCAGTACAACCTTGATGTCGGCTCTCTCATTTTGATGGGATCTTCGGCAGGTGGGCACTTGGCGACCCTGGTCGGCGTGACTCATGCCAAGGGCATTCCCGGCTTTTCCAGCGGCTACGATTCGTCCGATGTCCACATTATGGGTGTCGTTGATTTCTATGGTCCCATTGACTTGCTGAAATTGCAGGGCAAGCGAGATGCGGTTGACCTGAGTTCCGATCGTTCGCCCGAAGCAAGGTTGTTGGGGCATTCGCCGCGGCTTCGACCTGAATCGGCGCGGTTGGCATCGCCGTCGACGCATATCGATCCTGAATCGCCACCGTTTTTGATCTTCCATGGCGATCAGGACAAGCGAGTGCCACTGGACCAGTCCGAGTTGCTTTTGTCATTACTTCAAAAGCATGGTGTGCAAAGTCGTTTGGTGATCGTGGAGGGAGCCGTGCACGGGGACGAAAAATTCGACGAGACGTCGTACAACGATGCCGTCCTTACATTCATGGATTCTCTTCTACGCGAATCGCCTGCCAAGTAG
- a CDS encoding DUF1559 domain-containing protein — protein sequence MNQSGFTLVELLVVIAIVGVLVGLLLPAVQSAREAARSMQCSNNLKQIGLALHNYASAFKGAFPNNGYSWPGGYPSDYSPHAKLLPFMEQSNLQDLIDFNIYMGHPARADLPVELHVAAGTRVSTFECPSDIGSSLHDLEMPSGQTIQIAGTSYSMNQGSGLDGVFHPGNGTPSDGLCWVDARVRFRDIIDGTSNTIVFAESTIGAGAESTDPTAMMDVRGYRAATTTSFNDSLLAAAEDKDDELITASIRNWSGDRNHYWLRGSVPNGPVMNGFLTPNSVIPDLSYRSSKLTGPRSYHTGLVKVLMADGSVNNVTDSIDKDAWHASWTRHGREVQTISSAQ from the coding sequence GTGAATCAATCGGGCTTCACTCTCGTCGAATTGCTGGTCGTCATTGCGATCGTTGGTGTCCTGGTGGGACTACTTTTGCCGGCGGTGCAATCGGCGCGTGAGGCGGCACGATCGATGCAGTGCAGCAACAACCTAAAGCAGATCGGACTTGCCTTGCACAACTACGCCTCGGCGTTCAAAGGGGCCTTTCCGAACAACGGCTACTCTTGGCCCGGCGGCTATCCGAGCGATTATTCGCCCCATGCCAAGCTGTTGCCGTTCATGGAACAGTCCAATCTTCAAGACTTGATCGATTTCAACATCTACATGGGGCACCCTGCCCGCGCGGATTTACCCGTCGAGTTACACGTCGCGGCTGGTACGCGTGTCTCAACGTTCGAGTGCCCCAGCGATATTGGTTCTAGTTTGCATGATTTGGAAATGCCCTCGGGCCAGACGATCCAAATCGCGGGTACCAGCTACAGCATGAACCAGGGCAGTGGCCTAGACGGCGTCTTTCACCCGGGAAACGGCACGCCTTCGGACGGACTGTGTTGGGTTGATGCTCGCGTTCGCTTTCGCGACATCATTGACGGAACATCCAATACCATCGTTTTTGCTGAATCAACCATCGGGGCCGGTGCTGAATCGACCGATCCCACAGCGATGATGGACGTTCGCGGTTACCGCGCCGCCACCACCACTTCATTCAATGATTCATTGCTGGCTGCCGCTGAAGACAAAGACGATGAACTGATCACCGCATCGATCCGAAACTGGTCGGGCGATCGGAATCATTATTGGCTGCGTGGCAGCGTGCCTAACGGCCCGGTCATGAATGGATTCTTGACGCCCAACAGCGTGATTCCCGATCTGTCCTATCGATCATCCAAACTGACCGGCCCTCGAAGCTATCACACAGGACTTGTGAAGGTCCTAATGGCTGATGGCAGCGTCAACAACGTCACCGATTCCATTGACAAGGATGCCTGGCACGCAAGCTGGACGCGACACGGACGCGAAGTTCAAACCATATCCTCAGCGCAGTAA
- a CDS encoding PepSY-associated TM helix domain-containing protein — MSWSRTIIAWHWISSAVSLFGMLLFAITGITLNHASQIETTPSVRQSQLELPQDLHALLAEQDIDGAAAIPREIAAWLRDELDVPIGSRAADWSDNELYLSMPGPGSDAWLAIDRETGDVEFEQTQRGWISYFNDLHKGRNTGAAWKWVLDLYALATLVFCITGLLLLLQHAPRRKLTWPMVGLGIAAPMLVAILLIH; from the coding sequence ATGTCCTGGTCACGTACCATCATCGCATGGCATTGGATCAGTTCAGCCGTCAGCCTGTTCGGCATGCTGTTGTTTGCAATCACCGGCATCACACTGAACCATGCTTCGCAGATCGAAACGACGCCGTCGGTTCGTCAGTCCCAACTCGAGCTGCCCCAAGACTTGCATGCGCTGCTTGCTGAACAGGACATCGACGGGGCTGCCGCAATTCCTCGGGAAATTGCGGCATGGCTGCGAGATGAACTTGACGTACCGATCGGATCTCGCGCCGCAGACTGGTCTGATAACGAACTTTACTTGTCGATGCCCGGCCCGGGTTCGGACGCTTGGCTGGCCATCGATCGCGAAACTGGCGACGTCGAATTTGAACAGACCCAACGTGGTTGGATCTCATACTTTAACGACCTACACAAAGGGCGGAACACCGGCGCCGCATGGAAGTGGGTCTTGGATCTTTATGCCCTTGCGACGCTGGTGTTTTGCATTACCGGGCTGCTGCTTTTGTTACAGCATGCTCCACGCCGGAAACTGACTTGGCCGATGGTCGGCTTGGGCATTGCTGCACCAATGCTTGTGGCCATCCTGTTGATTCATTGA
- a CDS encoding DUF2271 domain-containing protein — protein MPSIRCTAILFLLASLPSYADESGGKFAVSIEIPRLNVSEYHRPYVAVWIQDENKQAVANLAVWYQMKRSSEGGGTKWLPDLRQWWRRSGRSLDMPVDGVSGATRPAGKHSIELALDEKRLTNLSPGKYSVMIEASREVGGRELLELPFDWPATTGQSAQSTGKEELGVAALKIQPSK, from the coding sequence ATGCCATCCATTCGATGCACCGCCATCCTGTTCTTACTCGCTTCACTGCCAAGTTATGCGGATGAATCCGGAGGCAAGTTCGCCGTTTCGATAGAAATACCACGACTGAACGTCTCCGAGTATCACCGACCGTATGTTGCCGTCTGGATTCAGGACGAAAACAAACAGGCGGTTGCCAACTTGGCCGTTTGGTACCAAATGAAACGATCTTCCGAAGGGGGCGGAACCAAATGGTTGCCAGATTTGCGACAGTGGTGGAGACGATCGGGCCGAAGTCTGGACATGCCCGTTGATGGCGTTTCGGGGGCAACTCGCCCGGCGGGGAAGCATTCGATTGAATTGGCCTTGGACGAAAAACGGCTGACCAATCTGTCCCCAGGAAAATACAGCGTGATGATCGAAGCATCGCGGGAAGTCGGGGGACGGGAACTCCTTGAACTACCGTTCGATTGGCCTGCGACGACCGGCCAATCGGCACAGTCAACAGGCAAAGAAGAACTGGGCGTCGCCGCATTAAAAATCCAACCTTCGAAATAG